CGTCGTCGCTGAGTTGGAGAGGCTGGGCGGGCAGCTCGTTGGCCACACGTTGCCCGAAGCCGTGGTCGCCCGTCTAGGAGGCGAGCCGCCGGCGTAAACGAAAAGCGCGGGCGCTCATCGAATGAGCGCCCGCGCTTCTTGCGTTTATCGCAGCGCTGCTCTCACGGCGTCCTCATACGCCTGGAGAGTCTCATCCACGTCCACTTCCGAGAGCGCGTAGCACAAGAACCACGGTTCGCCGTAGTCCGGGTCGGGCATGATGCCGCGCTCGCACAAGCCTGCGAAGATCGCGTCCATTAGTGCTTCATCGGCGTATCGCTCAGCCGAGCGATAGTCATGTGGCTTGCCGGCAGCCTCGTCGTCGCCGATGATCACGCCGAACATTGCCGGTACGCCCATCACTGCATGGGGGATGCCGAAGCGGTTAAGGATCTCATGGATGCCGGTCATCAGCCGCAGGCCACGCGCATGGATGGTCTCGAACACCGGCTCTTCCTCCATGATGCGCAGCACGGCGTCGCACGCGGCGACCGAAACCACGTTGCCGCAGTAGGTGCCGCCATGGCCCACGGCGCCCGGCTCGATGGTCATCATGAATTCTTCCTTGCCGGCGATGGCGCCGACCGGGAAGCCGTTGCCCATCGCCTTGGCGTAGGTGACGAGGTCAGCGCGGACGCCGAAAAATTGCTGCGCGCCGCCGGGCGCGATGCGGAAGCCCGTCTTCACCTCGTCCATGATCATCACGATTCCATGGTCGTCACACAATTTTCGAATGAATTCCAGCCAGCCCTTGGCAGGCATGATCGCGGCCATGTTGCCCATCATCGGCTCGACCAAGATCGCCGCGATGTCGTGGCCGTGATCGCGCACCGTGCGCTCCAGCAGCTCGAAGTCATTGAAAGGCAGAGGAATCACCCACTTGCGCACGTCGCTGGGGATGCCGCTGCTGGTCGGCACGGGGATCGGGCTGCGGCGCGAGCCCATCGCGCTGACCGGGCTGCTGGGCGTGCTCCACATCACATTGTCGTGTGCGCCGTGGTAGCAGCCCTCGAACTTGATGAATCGCTCGCGGTTGGTGTGCGCTCGCGCGATGCGCAGCGCGTGCATGGTGCTCTCGCTGCCGCTGTTGGTAAAGCGCACCTTGTCCGCGCCGGTCATGCGGCAGATGCGCTCTGCTGCGCGGATCTCGTATACATTGGTCAGGGCAAAGGTGTTGCCCGCCTGCATGGCTTCGTAGACCGCCTGCGTGACGGCGTCATAGGCATGGCCGAGGATGACCGGCCCGAAGCCGAGGCGATAGTCAATATATCTCTTGCCGTCTACATCCCAGATGTATGCGCCCTTGCCGCGCGCGATCACCCGGGTCTCCTCCTCGCCCCAATATCGAAAGTTGGACGAGACGCCCCAGGGCATGACGGCGCGGGCGCGCGCGTACCACAGATCGCGTTGCGTGGCCGGCTGAGCACCGCCGGATGCAACGCGTGGAGCTCCGCCTGCTGGTGCCATAGCAACCGGTTCGGTCGCCATAGAGCCCGCGGCAGGCGTCACTAAAGATTCCATCGGTAAGTCGGTTGGGTATTTGTCTCTAAACATAGTTCTCCTTCATACTCGCGCTCTCTTGACGAGAGCGCGGAAAAACAGACATGCCATCCCGCCGCGCGAGATGGCACGTTACTCACACTCACACCAAGAGCCGATTCAGCTCGACTTAACGTTCATCACTCAAATCAAGCGTCCATTAGCATCAGCACCCAGCGCGGCGTGTCGCACGAAGCCAACGTCCGCGGACAGGCTGAGGGTTTGGACGCGTCGTCAGCCTTCGCCCGACGCTGCGGCGCGGTCGGCCGCCGCCTTCGCGTCTTGCGCGGCATGCTCGACAGACGTGCGCGCCTCTTGAATGATGCGTTCGGCGCGCTCGCGTGCTTCCTCGACGATGCGCTCGGCCCGGCGGCGAGCGTCGGCAATGGTTGCCTCAGCGCGCTCGCGGGCGTCTTCGAGCGAGTCCTGGGCGCGGTCGCGGAACTCGTTGCTGGTGCGGCTGATCTGCTTGCGCGTTTCCTCACCGCTCTGCGGCGCGAGTAGTAGCGCCATCGCAGCGCCGATCAGCCCACCGATCAGCACTCCGGCGAAGAATGCGCCCATCTCAGCGCCTGAATCGTTGCTAGCCATAAGTTATCACCTCTCCTTGGTTACAGCGCTCCTACGCGGCCTGCTCATCGCTTGCCGGCGCTGCTCTTAGCCTTCGTATTGACCGCCTGCGCCATCCTTTGCATTCTGGAGACGAAGCCGGCAGCCTTGATCGCCGGTTTGGCAACGTTGTCGCTCATGAACATCGTCGTCCCGTATACTGCCTTGGCAGTCTTCTGGGTCTCGGTCAAGATCGGCACCAGTTCGGCGCGCAAGAAGTGCATGATTTCCTGCAAGCGATAGAGCAGAATCACGAGCAGTATGCTGATCACCAGGCTCATGACGATCAGCACGACGGCGGTCAGGATGATCACGATGTCGCGGATGTTCGCCGTGAGTGCTGGGTTCTGCAGCAGAAGGTAAACCACCAGAACCAGCACAGCCAGGGCGAGCACGCCAATTGCTGCGCCGATGAAGATGGCTTTGCGATTTGCCTGCTGGACCCCAGGATCTTGATAGGCCGGGGGTGGCAGCGTTACGGGCGATGCTGACGTTGCTGTCTTGCCGTCCGACTCCGCCGGCGTCCCGAAGCTTTGCGCTCGCGAATTGTCACTCATGGGAACACCTGCAGAAATCATTATAGCAAATGCGATGTTGGAGATGTATTAAGGGTGCATTCGCCAACGGGGGAGACGTAAACCCGCCCCGGTGTGGACGCCTGGGCTGAAAGGGGCGGGATGCGCGCGGCTTGCCCGTATGCTCAGCGCTGGGATTTATCCCGGCGCGACTGAGGCGAATACCGCTGCGGGCCAGTCCGCGCTCCCCCATTTTGAAATACGCTTACACACAACCTCGAGATGTGTATAATGCCATTACCTCCGGGGAATGGCGCAGATGGCAGCGCGCACGGTTTGGGACCGTGAGGTCCCGGGTTCAAATCCCGGTTCCCCGATCTTTCCCGATTAGGATCCCTCGAGCCCAAGTTTGCAAAACGTATCCGTCTCTCGAGCGAAGTGCGCAGGTGTGGATGCGCAACGAATTGTCGAGTCATCGCATTGTCGTCTCTTGATGAGCCTTCGGCGCTCGATTCATCAACCGTTCTCGATTCTTGAATGATCCGAAGTAGCAAATCGAACCAGTATGGCTGATCAACCCATGGCACACGACACCGACAACAGCAGCAAACCGGACCGCAACCTGGCGTTGGAATTGGTGCGCGCGACCGAGGCAGCCGCCCTGGCGGCCAGCAAGTGGATGGGACGCGGCGACAAGAACGCTGGCGATCAGGCCGCCGTCGAGGCGATGCGGCTGATCCTGAGCGAAGTAGACATGGATGGCGTCGTCGTCATCGGCGAGGGCGAGAAAGACGAGGCGCCCATGCTCTACAACGGCGAAAGGCTAGGCAACGGCATCGGGTTGCAGGTGGACATCGCCGTAGATCCGATTGATGGCACACGCCTGCTCAGCGTCGGCGGCGCCGGCTCGATCTCGGTTGTCGGATTGGCCGAGCGCGGCAAGATGTTCAAGCCATGCACGTTTTACATGGACAAGATTGTGGTCGGTCCCGAATGCAAGGGGGTGATAGATATCGAAGCGCCGCCGGCGGCGAACATCCGCGCGGTCGCGCGTGCCAAGGGGATGCCGGTTAGCGCCGTGACCGTTTGCATCCTCGATCGCCCACGTCATCAGAAGCTGATCGAAAAGGTGCGCGCCGCCGGTGCGCGCATCAAGCTCATCAGTGATGGCGATATCTCCGGCGCGCTGCAAACGGCCATCCCCGATTCCGGTGTGGATATACTGATGGGAGTCGGCGGCACGCCGGAAGGCGTGATCACCGCTGCGGCGATGCGCTGCCTGGATGGCGAGATTCAAGGCAAGCTCTGGCCGCGCGACGACGCCGAGCGCGAGAAGGCACAGGCATACTGCAACCTGGACGAGATCCTGACCACCGAGAAGTTGTGCGGTGGCGATAACGTCTTCTTCGCCGCCACCGGCATCACTACCGGCGAATTGCTGGAGGGTGTACACTATAGCGGCAACATCGCTCGCACATTCTCCCTGGTGATGCGGTCGAAGTCGGGCACCGTTCGCTACATTGAATCGCGCCATCGTTTGGACAAACTGCGCACGTTTAGCCAGGTCACCTACGTTGATTGACGCGCCATCGGCGCGCCCCACAGCTTTCACTGCGTTCGACGAACCTCGAGGAGAGACGGAGGATTAGGCCACACGGGCCAATCAGGAAGAGTCGCATCGGTATGAGGCGCGGCCGCGGCGCTCGGCAGAGCGCTGGAGCCGCATGTGAGTAGACATGAAGAGACAAACACAACCACAAGAAGAACCCACCCAGAGCGCGCCGCTCGAAGCAATGAACGGCAACGGTGCCGAGGCGTTGCCGGCAGTCGTCGAAGAGGCGACGGTCGCCGCACCGGCGCCATCGCAGCAGGGCGGGCGCCAGCAACGGCGCAACATGTTCGACATGGCGCGCCTGGAGCATGAGACGTTGAGCGAGCTGCGGGAGCGCGCCCGAGAGTTGGGTATCTCCGGTTACAGCCGGCTGAAGAAGGATGACCTGATTATTCAGCTTTTGCGCGCCCAGGCCGAGAAGAACGGCCTCGAGTTGCGCGGTGGCGTCATTGACATCGTGGATGACAACATCGGCTTCCTGCGCGCAGAGCACTACCTGCCCGGACCAGAAGATATCTACGTGTCGCCGTCGCAAATCAAGCGCTTCGGGTTGCGCACCGGCGACATGGTTGTGGGACAGGTGCGCCCGCCCAAAGAGAGCGAGAAGTACTTCAGCCTGCTGCGCGTCGAGGCTGTGAACGGCCAGGATCCCGAGCAAGCCAAGAACCGCCCGCACTTCGAGAAGCTGACGCCGATCTTCCCCAACGAGATCTATAACCTCGAAGCCAGCGGCAAACTTAGCATGCGCTTGCTCAACATCGTTGCGCCTATCGGCAAGGGGCAGCGCGGCCTGATCGTCGCGCCGCCCAAGGTGGGCAAGACCACGCTGCTCAAGGACATCGCCAATGCAATCAGCAAGAGCTATCGCGACGTACATCTGATGGTCGCCCTGATCGCCGAGCGGCCGGAAGAAGCGACCGACTTCGATCGCTCGGTGGACGCCGAGGTGATCTCATCCACGTTCGACGAGCCGGTGCAAAGCCACGTGCGCGTGGCGGAGATGGTGCTCAACCGGGCCAAGCGCCTGGTCGAATGTGGCCGCGATGTGGTGATTCTGTTGGACTCGCTGACGCGCCTGAGCCGCGCCTACAACTTGACCGTGCCGTCATCGGGCCGGACGCTCTCCGGCGGTGTGGATCCGGCGGCGCTCTATCCGCCCAAGGAATTCTTCGGCGCAGCGCGCAACATCGAGGAGGGCGGTAGTCTGACCATCATCGCCACTGTGCTGGTGGATACCGGCAGCCGTATGGACGACTTCATCTACGAAGAGTTCAAAGGCACCGGCAACATGGAGATCCACCTCTCCCGTCGCTTGGCCGAGCGCCGTATCTTCCCTGCCTTCGACATCTTGGCCAGCGGCACACGTCGCGAAGAACTGCTGCTGGGCGAGAAGACGACACAGCGCACTTACCTCATGCGTCGCATGCTCAGCCAGCTCATGGCTCCCCAACCGCAAGGCGCCGGCTACGACATCACCACGGCGATGGAAGCCTTCTTGCAGCGTTTCTCCAAGACCAAGAACAACGAGGAGTTCCTTGCCTCGCTGACGCGAGACCTCACGTAGTCGCACCGCAGGCGATGGAAGACTTCGACCTTGATCTCGACAAGTCCGATCGCATCACCCGCCGGATCGCGCACGGCGTCTATCGCATCCTCCACAATCGCAAGGTCGTGGGCGAGGAGCTGTGGGGCATCTTCGGCTTGCTCAGCGGTGGCTACCGGCTGATGACCGAGATTGACCTGAAATGGCCGATCCCCAACCAGCAGCGGGCGCAGCTCGACCTGGATTCGGCTTGGCTGGTCCGTAAGCTATGGGTGCAGTTGGACGTCGAGGGCAAGCGACGCGTGGCGCACTATCTGCCCGGAGAGGGCGCGGTGGAGATCGCCATCTACGAAGAGCCGCTGCGCTACGGCGATCCCAGCCGCGCGCCGCGCGAGCAGCAGTTGCAACTATCGGTCATGCCGAAAGCCAAGCGGGTGTATGCTGCGAAGATGAACTACGGGCCGCGCACCTTCCTCGACTATGGCTCGACGCTGCTCAACTTCGCCCACCTGCGGCGCTTGCACCTGACGCCGGGCGCGCAGGCGCAGATCGAAGTGGTCGTAGTCACCCAGCCTTCGCTCGAGCCACTGGCGCTGGCGCAGACGTACTGCTACGTGCGCGACGAGCAGATCACGTCTCTGGTGCAGCCGTTCATGATCACGCAGCGCTACACCATCGAGGAGCACATCGCCGGCGATGGCAGAGACGACGCGCCGTTCACCACCATCTGGACGGATCAATACGGCGTAGTCGTCAAGCAAGACGTGTTGCTCGGCAAAGAGACGCACGGATGTGAATTGGTGAGCTATCAGTGGGCAGGCGAAGAAGCCTAGCTCACTCCGTCCTGACCGGCCCACTCTGAACCGCGGCCAGTTCGATCGTCCGGCGACCGTCGCGCTCCACCCACACGCCACACTCGCTGCCGTCCTGGCTTTGGCCGAGTTCCAGCGGTGTGCCGTCCATCTTCAACACCGGGTGATAGAAGCGCGCCACAATCTCGGCATGCCCCTCGATGTAGTGGCCGATGAGCGCGCGCCGAAAGCGATGGGGCGACCGGTTGGGCAGGCTGCCATGCACGATCTGGCCGTTGAAGAAGAGCACGTCGCCGGCTTGCATGATGGCGGGGACGACCGGCGTCCCTTCCGGCAGCGGCACGGTGACGTCGGTGAAGCTCTGCGTGGTGTCGGCGGGAATCGTGCACAGCACCGGCCAGTGCTGGCTGCCCGGCACGAGCTGCAGGCAGCCATTCTCTTCGTCGCAGTCGTCCAGCGCCATCCACGCAGCGATGCACGTACCCGGCTTGGCGCGCAGATAGTATTGATCCTGATGTAACGCCTGCCCGCGCGCGCCCGGCGGCTTGAAATACAGCATCGTCTGCACGGCGTAAGGCTCGCGGCCGGTGAGCGCCGTCAGATACGCGTTGAGGCGCGGATCTATCATCC
The window above is part of the Candidatus Roseilinea sp. genome. Proteins encoded here:
- a CDS encoding aspartate aminotransferase family protein, producing the protein MFRDKYPTDLPMESLVTPAAGSMATEPVAMAPAGGAPRVASGGAQPATQRDLWYARARAVMPWGVSSNFRYWGEEETRVIARGKGAYIWDVDGKRYIDYRLGFGPVILGHAYDAVTQAVYEAMQAGNTFALTNVYEIRAAERICRMTGADKVRFTNSGSESTMHALRIARAHTNRERFIKFEGCYHGAHDNVMWSTPSSPVSAMGSRRSPIPVPTSSGIPSDVRKWVIPLPFNDFELLERTVRDHGHDIAAILVEPMMGNMAAIMPAKGWLEFIRKLCDDHGIVMIMDEVKTGFRIAPGGAQQFFGVRADLVTYAKAMGNGFPVGAIAGKEEFMMTIEPGAVGHGGTYCGNVVSVAACDAVLRIMEEEPVFETIHARGLRLMTGIHEILNRFGIPHAVMGVPAMFGVIIGDDEAAGKPHDYRSAERYADEALMDAIFAGLCERGIMPDPDYGEPWFLCYALSEVDVDETLQAYEDAVRAALR
- a CDS encoding fructose-1,6-bisphosphatase → MAHDTDNSSKPDRNLALELVRATEAAALAASKWMGRGDKNAGDQAAVEAMRLILSEVDMDGVVVIGEGEKDEAPMLYNGERLGNGIGLQVDIAVDPIDGTRLLSVGGAGSISVVGLAERGKMFKPCTFYMDKIVVGPECKGVIDIEAPPAANIRAVARAKGMPVSAVTVCILDRPRHQKLIEKVRAAGARIKLISDGDISGALQTAIPDSGVDILMGVGGTPEGVITAAAMRCLDGEIQGKLWPRDDAEREKAQAYCNLDEILTTEKLCGGDNVFFAATGITTGELLEGVHYSGNIARTFSLVMRSKSGTVRYIESRHRLDKLRTFSQVTYVD
- the rho gene encoding transcription termination factor Rho — translated: MNGNGAEALPAVVEEATVAAPAPSQQGGRQQRRNMFDMARLEHETLSELRERARELGISGYSRLKKDDLIIQLLRAQAEKNGLELRGGVIDIVDDNIGFLRAEHYLPGPEDIYVSPSQIKRFGLRTGDMVVGQVRPPKESEKYFSLLRVEAVNGQDPEQAKNRPHFEKLTPIFPNEIYNLEASGKLSMRLLNIVAPIGKGQRGLIVAPPKVGKTTLLKDIANAISKSYRDVHLMVALIAERPEEATDFDRSVDAEVISSTFDEPVQSHVRVAEMVLNRAKRLVECGRDVVILLDSLTRLSRAYNLTVPSSGRTLSGGVDPAALYPPKEFFGAARNIEEGGSLTIIATVLVDTGSRMDDFIYEEFKGTGNMEIHLSRRLAERRIFPAFDILASGTRREELLLGEKTTQRTYLMRRMLSQLMAPQPQGAGYDITTAMEAFLQRFSKTKNNEEFLASLTRDLT
- a CDS encoding protein involved in biosynthesis of mitomycin antibiotics/polyketide fumonisin, translating into MLTPEQRSFYDTQGYLIVRELFSREEVEFYKAHYMRLRGQGTYPGDLAGVDVTSNDPLKKYPRMIHMHRWDEISLKWMIDPRLNAYLTALTGREPYAVQTMLYFKPPGARGQALHQDQYYLRAKPGTCIAAWMALDDCDEENGCLQLVPGSQHWPVLCTIPADTTQSFTDVTVPLPEGTPVVPAIMQAGDVLFFNGQIVHGSLPNRSPHRFRRALIGHYIEGHAEIVARFYHPVLKMDGTPLELGQSQDGSECGVWVERDGRRTIELAAVQSGPVRTE